One window from the genome of Echinicola vietnamensis DSM 17526 encodes:
- a CDS encoding AAA domain-containing protein yields MSRIQEELKITLQLLKKEWKEDLEQYRAKTLSASVADKQKEGICWYPVQLVKTKVGLGDRLIVEVERADTRLSHGFQSGKTVSLFSNFSDGAPLRTNGVVNMVKKNTMVVTLMGHEWPDWLHDGKLGVDLHFDEASYREMEYAVQQVIKAGEGRLGQLRNVLLGQEKASFVRGLPKSVEAPHLNHSQVEAVEMVLAAQEVALVHGPPGTGKTTTMVQAIEETLRSHRQVLVCAPSNAAVDLLVEKLLAIGLSTLRIGHPARVDDELLEQTLDAKIAQHSSFRDLKKLRKAAEEYRKLGRKYKRNFGAAERQQRKQLFAEASKVKEAARHLEDYILYDVFQQNQVIATTLVGANHPVLKGMAFPVVFIDEAAQGLEPATWIPVLKAQKIVMAGDHCQLPPTIKSYEAAKDGLSETLFEKVIQRQPEASRMLRVQYRMPELIMRFSSEYFYHGQLEAAALTDEHFLGHDERVMAYIDTAGSGFGEHLEKDSLSKLNTDEARFGLGMLEKLVEKIGVSTFKEKAFTIGVISPYKAQVKKLAELMEEGSEYENLRQLSDHVTIGTIDGFQGQERDVVLISMVRSNDEGEIGFLADTRRMNVALTRAKRKLMVVGDSGTLSTHPFYQKFLDFVNDNGLYSSIYEYMEF; encoded by the coding sequence ATGTCGAGAATACAGGAAGAATTAAAAATAACTTTACAACTTTTAAAGAAAGAGTGGAAAGAAGACCTGGAGCAATACCGGGCCAAAACCCTCAGTGCTTCGGTCGCCGATAAGCAGAAGGAAGGGATCTGCTGGTATCCCGTGCAGCTGGTGAAGACGAAGGTAGGGCTGGGAGACCGGTTGATTGTGGAGGTGGAAAGAGCAGACACCCGGCTTTCGCATGGCTTCCAATCAGGAAAAACCGTTTCCTTGTTCTCTAATTTTTCTGATGGTGCTCCCTTGCGCACCAATGGTGTGGTGAATATGGTGAAGAAAAACACCATGGTGGTTACCTTGATGGGCCATGAATGGCCGGATTGGCTCCATGACGGCAAACTTGGTGTTGACCTGCATTTTGATGAAGCCAGTTACCGAGAGATGGAGTATGCCGTACAGCAGGTGATCAAGGCGGGCGAAGGCCGATTGGGGCAGTTGAGAAATGTCCTTTTAGGGCAGGAAAAGGCTTCTTTTGTTAGAGGATTGCCCAAGTCAGTGGAGGCGCCTCATCTAAACCACAGCCAAGTGGAGGCGGTGGAAATGGTGTTGGCAGCCCAAGAGGTGGCCTTGGTGCACGGCCCTCCCGGGACAGGCAAGACCACGACCATGGTGCAGGCCATCGAGGAAACCTTACGGTCACATCGACAAGTGTTGGTGTGTGCCCCCAGCAATGCTGCAGTGGACCTGCTGGTCGAAAAACTCCTTGCCATAGGCCTTTCCACATTGCGCATTGGGCATCCGGCAAGGGTGGACGACGAATTGTTGGAGCAGACGCTGGATGCCAAAATAGCCCAGCACAGTAGTTTTAGGGATTTGAAGAAATTGCGCAAGGCAGCAGAGGAATACCGTAAACTGGGAAGGAAATATAAGCGGAATTTTGGTGCTGCAGAGCGGCAGCAGCGGAAGCAGTTGTTTGCAGAGGCTTCCAAGGTAAAAGAGGCTGCCAGGCATTTGGAGGACTATATTCTTTACGATGTATTCCAACAAAACCAAGTCATCGCCACCACGCTCGTCGGGGCCAATCACCCCGTGCTGAAAGGGATGGCGTTTCCGGTGGTATTTATCGATGAGGCTGCACAAGGACTTGAGCCTGCCACATGGATTCCGGTATTAAAAGCCCAAAAAATAGTGATGGCTGGGGATCACTGCCAGCTTCCCCCGACCATCAAGTCCTATGAGGCGGCGAAGGACGGTCTCAGTGAAACCCTTTTTGAAAAAGTGATTCAGCGGCAACCAGAAGCCAGTCGTATGCTCAGGGTCCAGTACCGGATGCCGGAACTTATCATGCGGTTTTCAAGTGAGTATTTTTACCACGGACAATTGGAAGCGGCCGCTTTGACCGATGAACATTTTCTGGGCCATGACGAAAGGGTGATGGCGTATATCGATACGGCAGGTAGCGGCTTTGGTGAACACCTGGAAAAGGATTCGTTGAGTAAGCTGAATACAGATGAGGCACGCTTTGGGCTGGGGATGTTGGAGAAGCTGGTGGAAAAAATTGGGGTGTCAACTTTTAAGGAAAAGGCTTTTACCATTGGGGTTATTTCGCCCTATAAGGCCCAAGTCAAGAAATTGGCAGAGCTGATGGAAGAAGGAAGCGAGTATGAAAACTTGAGGCAGTTGTCGGATCATGTCACCATTGGCACGATCGACGGTTTCCAAGGGCAAGAGAGGGATGTGGTCCTGATCAGCATGGTGCGGTCAAATGACGAAGGGGAAATCGGGTTTTTGGCCGATACCAGACGCATGAACGTAGCCCTCACGCGAGCCAAGCGGAAATTAATGGTCGTCGGGGACAGTGGCACCTTGAGCACCCATCCATTTTACCAAAAATTTTTGGATTTTGTCAATGATAACGGGCTTTACAGCAGTATCTACGAGTATATGGAGTTTTAG
- a CDS encoding DUF4924 family protein → MKKLAAKKKQQNIGEYIVYMYQMEDLLRSYQFNMDEVSQYVVSHYPVTPDEKKEITGWFETLSKDMQEEGIQETGHLKATQQEVQKLAEIHWELLKTDKDYFSIYNEAKPHVIASIMAAEGQDIGHEIQICINGVYGLLLCRLTGKKLTSEQEKAAQAFGKVLSYLNLVYMDRNRQVPQG, encoded by the coding sequence ATGAAAAAATTGGCCGCAAAGAAAAAGCAGCAAAACATAGGCGAATACATTGTGTACATGTACCAAATGGAAGACCTGCTCCGTTCCTACCAATTCAACATGGACGAAGTAAGTCAGTATGTGGTTTCCCACTATCCAGTGACACCGGATGAAAAAAAAGAAATCACCGGATGGTTTGAAACGTTATCAAAGGATATGCAGGAAGAGGGCATTCAGGAAACAGGACACCTGAAAGCCACCCAACAGGAAGTCCAAAAACTGGCAGAAATCCACTGGGAATTGTTAAAGACTGACAAAGACTATTTTTCCATATACAATGAAGCGAAGCCTCACGTAATTGCCTCCATCATGGCAGCAGAAGGCCAGGACATTGGACACGAGATCCAAATTTGCATCAATGGTGTATACGGGCTCTTATTGTGCCGCCTGACCGGTAAAAAACTCACCTCGGAACAAGAAAAAGCTGCGCAAGCATTTGGAAAGGTATTGAGCTACCTCAACCTTGTTTATATGGACCGTAATAGACAAGTGCCACAAGGATAA
- the murI gene encoding glutamate racemase, with amino-acid sequence MQESSPIGIFDSGIGGLTVARAVKKVLPEEQLVYFGDTAHLPYGDKSTAAIQAYAVKIADVLLKANCKLILIACNSASTAAYELVKAYVASRATVFDVIEPVVQYVGQHLAGKRVGLIGTKQTVNSGVYRHKIEGLDKGVSFSALATPLLAPMIEEGFHSNRISKEIIKSYLDDEELKGIDALILGCTHYPLIKPQIDELYGEKVAVIDSSEMIAEATRAYLKGKGLLNQGAKGKDRFLVSDYTASFESTTKLFFGREVNLEKYPLWE; translated from the coding sequence ATGCAGGAAAGTTCTCCCATAGGGATTTTTGATAGCGGTATTGGCGGTTTGACCGTCGCCAGGGCGGTAAAGAAAGTGCTGCCCGAAGAGCAATTGGTATATTTTGGTGATACGGCCCATTTGCCTTATGGAGATAAAAGTACTGCGGCCATTCAAGCCTATGCCGTAAAAATTGCCGATGTATTGTTAAAGGCCAATTGCAAATTGATCCTGATCGCCTGTAATTCGGCTTCCACGGCAGCCTACGAGTTGGTAAAGGCATATGTGGCTTCCCGGGCAACGGTTTTTGATGTCATCGAGCCAGTGGTGCAATACGTAGGGCAGCACCTTGCCGGAAAGCGTGTAGGGCTGATAGGGACCAAGCAAACGGTCAACTCAGGAGTCTATCGTCATAAAATCGAGGGGTTGGACAAGGGTGTGTCCTTTTCGGCGCTGGCCACCCCGTTATTGGCCCCGATGATCGAGGAGGGCTTTCACAGCAACCGAATAAGCAAAGAGATCATCAAAAGCTATTTGGACGATGAGGAACTCAAGGGGATCGATGCCCTGATTTTAGGCTGTACCCATTACCCTTTGATAAAGCCACAAATAGATGAACTTTATGGGGAAAAGGTGGCCGTGATCGACAGTTCTGAGATGATTGCTGAGGCGACGAGGGCATACCTGAAAGGGAAGGGATTGCTGAACCAAGGTGCGAAAGGGAAGGATCGTTTTTTGGTGTCAGACTATACCGCTTCATTCGAAAGTACCACTAAATTGTTTTTTGGCAGGGAAGTAAACTTAGAGAAGTATCCGCTGTGGGAGTGA
- a CDS encoding M42 family metallopeptidase — MNINTGLLKQICEVAGAPGFEKRIRELVIKEVTPLVDEVKVDNIGNVIAIKKGSKNPDGKRVMVAAHMDEIGFIVTHIDDNGFLRFHTLGGFDPKTLTAQRVIVHGKKDLVGVMGSKPIHVMTPEERNKLPKTTDYFIDLGMSKEEVEKYVQVGDSVTRDRELIEMGDCVNCKSIDNRVAVFILIEALKAIENPPYDVYATFTVQEEVGLRGANVAAHGVNPDFGIALDTTIAFDVPGASPHEKVTELGKGTAIKVMDAMTICDYRMVDFMKKTADGHQIKWQPEILTAGGTDTAGVQRMGKQGAIAGAISIPTRHMHQVIEMAHKHDIAASIKLLNACLENLDQYDWKH; from the coding sequence ATGAATATCAATACAGGACTGTTGAAGCAAATTTGTGAAGTGGCCGGTGCACCTGGTTTTGAAAAGCGAATCAGGGAATTGGTCATCAAGGAAGTGACGCCTCTGGTAGATGAGGTGAAAGTAGACAATATAGGCAATGTGATCGCGATCAAAAAAGGGAGCAAAAATCCTGATGGCAAGCGCGTGATGGTGGCGGCCCATATGGATGAAATAGGCTTTATCGTTACGCACATCGACGACAATGGCTTTTTGCGGTTTCATACCTTGGGAGGATTCGATCCCAAGACCCTCACTGCCCAACGGGTCATTGTGCATGGCAAAAAGGATTTGGTAGGGGTGATGGGCAGCAAACCCATCCATGTCATGACACCAGAGGAAAGAAACAAGCTTCCTAAGACCACCGATTATTTTATAGATCTGGGGATGAGCAAGGAAGAGGTGGAAAAATACGTGCAAGTGGGAGATTCTGTGACCAGGGATCGCGAGCTGATCGAAATGGGCGATTGTGTAAACTGTAAGTCCATTGATAACAGGGTGGCAGTTTTTATTTTGATCGAGGCCTTAAAGGCTATCGAAAATCCACCTTATGATGTCTACGCCACTTTTACCGTTCAAGAGGAAGTAGGCCTCCGCGGAGCCAATGTCGCGGCCCATGGTGTCAATCCTGATTTTGGCATTGCCTTGGATACGACCATTGCGTTTGATGTGCCCGGAGCTTCTCCGCATGAAAAGGTCACCGAGCTTGGAAAAGGAACTGCCATAAAGGTAATGGATGCCATGACCATTTGTGATTACAGAATGGTAGACTTTATGAAAAAGACAGCTGACGGCCATCAGATCAAGTGGCAGCCTGAGATCCTTACCGCAGGCGGCACGGATACGGCAGGAGTGCAGCGTATGGGGAAACAGGGCGCGATTGCCGGAGCAATATCCATTCCCACCAGGCATATGCACCAAGTCATTGAAATGGCACATAAGCATGATATTGCCGCAAGCATCAAGCTGCTAAATGCCTGTTTGGAAAACCTTGATCAGTACGATTGGAAGCATTGA
- a CDS encoding SusC/RagA family TonB-linked outer membrane protein translates to MTLSINPRKPVRYQKGIWKLATLIIFIGCFSGNVSAQDLIITGTVRAPTGEPLPGANVSVRGTTQGSITNLDGEFSIEVPSRESLLVFSFIGYASHEMKVGNQTTINVVLEENLSALNEVVVVGYGSQERAKVTGAISSVSAEEIRELPVPNLASAMQGRAANVSVTNAGAPGADPVVRIRGIGTVGNNDPLYVIDGMPASGLNQINPADIESIEVLKDASTAAIYGSRAANGVVLVTTKKGNKGKPKVSLDAYYGVQNAWKTLDLLNVDQYLDFGRELLTNSGDDIPQRFNDLGEFANVRTDWQDEMFQSAPIQDYNVSVSGGGESSLYNISMGYFAQDGIMKGVDFERVSFRANTQFDLGDRVSVGQTLTVSYTNRNDEPFSGGRSQMEHMVKMVPYIPVRDPSRQGGFRATDTEDGSDPENPVLNAALKQDRYQDFKILGSAYIDVKILEGFHYKFMTGLDITTGQRNEYTPMFNAGDFMFQVFAAISQTRNSYVSPLFSNQFSYNKDFGGHHLDLLGVIEKQTFISSSLTGSGQNELTNDVRELQGVQNQVTTSEKTEYGLISYVGRVNYDYKQRYLLSASIRRDGGSRFGPDNKWGIFPSVSAGWRISEEGFMQSAGAISDLKLRASYGETGNDRIGDYVYQATINSNMFYNFNGTLAGGSTINALANEDLKWETTIMKNIGLDLGILNDQITFTAEWFDNKTEDMILGVPVPPSLGFDVAPVANVGTVRNRGMEFTAGYQKKTGSFQFGVNGNIGFVNNELISLGSGNSIFGPAFQGDPMTYTEEGKPIAYFYGWEVEGIFQTGEDTSQQPNAQAGDIKFKDINGDGVIGADDRTNLGHYMPDFTYGLNFNANFKNFDLSLFLQGVQGNEIYSNIRFHTEGMSRLFNASTVVLDRWTPNNTQTDVPRAVSGDPNGNARASSRWVEDGSYARLKNLSLGYTVPDAFLQSIAKNSISNLRIYVSAQNLFTITDYSGYDPEIAVRTEIDQSLGMGIDFGQFPAARTFLGGIQLTF, encoded by the coding sequence ATGACCCTATCTATCAACCCAAGAAAACCGGTGCGCTACCAAAAGGGAATTTGGAAGCTGGCCACCTTAATTATTTTTATTGGCTGTTTTTCCGGAAACGTTTCCGCCCAAGACCTGATCATTACAGGAACAGTAAGAGCCCCAACTGGAGAGCCTTTGCCAGGTGCAAATGTCTCTGTAAGAGGTACCACCCAAGGATCCATTACCAATCTTGACGGCGAGTTTAGTATTGAAGTGCCTTCTCGGGAATCCCTTCTCGTTTTTTCTTTTATTGGTTATGCTAGCCATGAGATGAAAGTAGGTAATCAGACCACTATTAATGTGGTTCTTGAGGAGAATCTTTCTGCATTAAATGAAGTCGTTGTAGTGGGATATGGTTCGCAGGAGCGGGCAAAAGTTACCGGAGCGATATCCTCGGTGAGCGCCGAAGAGATCAGGGAATTGCCGGTTCCAAATTTGGCTTCGGCCATGCAGGGAAGGGCAGCTAACGTGTCCGTAACCAATGCCGGTGCCCCGGGAGCTGATCCGGTGGTGCGAATTCGGGGAATAGGCACCGTTGGTAATAATGACCCGTTATATGTTATCGATGGGATGCCGGCAAGTGGGTTGAATCAGATCAATCCTGCTGATATCGAGTCGATTGAAGTGTTAAAGGACGCCTCTACGGCTGCCATTTACGGATCCCGTGCCGCCAATGGTGTAGTCTTGGTAACCACTAAGAAAGGTAACAAGGGCAAACCGAAAGTCTCCTTGGACGCTTATTATGGCGTCCAAAATGCCTGGAAGACCTTGGATTTGCTAAATGTAGACCAATACCTTGATTTCGGACGTGAACTTTTGACCAATTCAGGGGATGATATCCCACAACGTTTTAATGATTTGGGTGAATTTGCCAATGTCCGTACCGATTGGCAGGATGAGATGTTCCAATCTGCCCCGATCCAGGATTATAACGTCAGTGTTTCCGGTGGAGGGGAGAGCAGTCTATACAATATTTCCATGGGGTATTTTGCCCAAGATGGGATTATGAAAGGGGTAGACTTCGAGCGGGTTTCCTTCCGGGCGAATACTCAGTTTGATCTTGGCGATAGGGTGTCTGTAGGGCAAACCCTTACCGTGTCTTATACCAATCGAAATGACGAGCCATTCAGCGGAGGACGAAGCCAGATGGAGCATATGGTCAAGATGGTTCCTTATATTCCTGTCAGGGATCCCAGCAGACAGGGAGGTTTTAGGGCTACGGATACCGAGGATGGTTCGGATCCGGAAAACCCAGTGCTGAACGCAGCGCTCAAACAGGACCGGTACCAGGATTTTAAGATCTTGGGCTCTGCCTATATTGATGTGAAAATACTGGAGGGCTTTCATTATAAATTTATGACGGGCCTTGACATTACCACAGGGCAGCGAAATGAATATACGCCCATGTTCAATGCGGGCGATTTTATGTTTCAGGTATTTGCCGCCATCAGCCAAACCCGAAATTCTTACGTATCCCCACTTTTTAGCAATCAGTTTTCCTATAACAAAGATTTCGGAGGACACCATTTGGACTTGCTGGGTGTGATAGAAAAGCAGACGTTCATTTCATCATCCCTTACGGGATCGGGCCAAAATGAACTGACCAATGATGTCAGGGAGCTACAAGGGGTCCAAAACCAGGTCACGACAAGTGAGAAAACCGAGTATGGGCTGATTTCCTATGTTGGTCGTGTCAATTATGATTATAAACAGCGGTACCTGCTGAGTGCAAGCATCCGCCGGGATGGGGGATCACGATTCGGACCAGATAACAAATGGGGGATTTTCCCTTCTGTATCTGCCGGTTGGCGAATCAGTGAGGAAGGGTTTATGCAAAGCGCCGGAGCCATCAGTGATTTGAAGTTGAGGGCGAGCTATGGAGAGACCGGAAATGACCGGATAGGTGATTATGTATATCAAGCGACCATCAATTCCAATATGTTCTACAACTTCAACGGAACCCTCGCGGGAGGCAGCACGATCAATGCCTTGGCAAATGAAGACCTGAAGTGGGAAACGACCATTATGAAGAATATCGGGTTGGATCTGGGGATTTTGAATGATCAGATCACCTTTACTGCGGAATGGTTTGACAACAAGACAGAGGACATGATCCTGGGAGTGCCCGTGCCGCCTTCTTTAGGGTTTGATGTAGCGCCGGTGGCCAATGTGGGGACGGTTAGAAATCGTGGAATGGAGTTTACCGCGGGCTATCAAAAGAAGACCGGGAGTTTCCAGTTTGGCGTCAATGGTAATATTGGCTTTGTCAATAATGAATTGATATCCCTTGGATCGGGAAATTCAATTTTTGGCCCGGCTTTCCAAGGGGATCCCATGACCTATACGGAAGAAGGTAAGCCTATCGCTTATTTTTACGGATGGGAAGTGGAAGGGATTTTCCAAACCGGCGAGGATACCAGCCAACAGCCCAATGCCCAAGCAGGGGATATCAAGTTCAAGGATATCAACGGCGACGGGGTCATTGGTGCAGATGACCGAACCAATCTGGGGCACTATATGCCGGATTTTACCTATGGCCTAAATTTTAATGCCAATTTCAAGAATTTTGATCTATCTCTTTTTCTCCAAGGGGTGCAGGGAAATGAGATATACAGCAATATCCGGTTCCATACCGAAGGGATGAGCAGGCTGTTCAATGCCAGCACGGTGGTATTGGACAGGTGGACCCCAAACAATACACAGACAGATGTGCCTAGGGCGGTTTCGGGAGATCCGAATGGCAATGCCCGGGCAAGTTCGCGGTGGGTGGAAGACGGTTCCTATGCCCGTTTAAAAAACCTGTCTTTGGGCTATACGGTTCCAGATGCTTTTTTACAGTCCATAGCAAAAAACAGTATATCCAATTTGCGGATTTATGTTTCGGCACAAAACCTTTTTACGATTACGGATTATTCTGGATATGATCCAGAGATTGCTGTGCGAACTGAAATCGACCAGTCCTTAGGGATGGGGATAGATTTTGGGCAGTTTCCTGCTGCCAGGACATTTCTCGGAGGAATCCAGCTAACTTTCTGA
- a CDS encoding glutamine phosphoribosylpyrophosphate amidotransferase yields the protein MSDQIKHECGIAMVRLRKPLQYYIDKYGTPMYAANRLYVLMQKQINRGQDGAGIANIKINSKPGTRYISRYRSVDPQAVNYIFGKVAKKFRKAKKLGGEEGLKNADWIKDNVAFSGEVWLGHLRYGTHGENSIETCHPFLRQNNWRSRNLVMAGNFNMTNVEELFGKLVELGQHPKEKTDTVTVMEKIGHFVDEENQRIFNKYKDEYSNNEITEVIERELDVARILRRSCRDFDGGYAMAGIIGNGASFVVRDPSGIRPAYYYADDEIVVIASEKPAIKSAFNIDYNSIQEIKPGHALIVNKDGSFGEHEILSALEKKSCSFERIYFSRGTDPDIYRERKQLGKALIPQILKAIDFDLKNTVFSYIPNTAETAFLGLIEGLEDYLSAKRREILLEGKPHLENIEDLLSFRPRVEKLVNKDVKLRTFITNDNDRDVMVANVYDTTYEVIRSGVDTIVVLDDSIVRGTTLEKSILTTLDKLKPKRIIVVSSAPQIRYPDCYGIDMSKMREFIAFRAALKLLEETGQQYILDEVYDKCVANPDAEENFVKDIYSQFTPQQVSDKIADIITMDQINAEVKVIYQTVENLNKSCPEHLGDWYFTGNFPTEGGMKVVNKSFVNFMEGKVVRAY from the coding sequence ATGAGTGATCAAATCAAACACGAATGCGGCATAGCCATGGTCAGGCTCCGCAAGCCCCTTCAATACTATATTGATAAATATGGTACACCCATGTATGCTGCAAACAGGCTGTATGTGCTAATGCAGAAACAAATCAACAGGGGCCAAGATGGTGCTGGGATTGCCAACATTAAGATAAACAGCAAGCCCGGTACCCGGTACATCAGCCGGTACAGGTCTGTGGATCCGCAAGCAGTCAACTACATCTTCGGAAAAGTGGCCAAGAAATTTCGGAAAGCCAAAAAGCTCGGTGGAGAAGAAGGACTGAAGAATGCCGACTGGATCAAGGACAATGTGGCCTTTTCAGGTGAAGTGTGGTTGGGGCATTTGAGGTATGGCACGCACGGGGAAAACAGCATAGAAACCTGCCATCCGTTCTTGAGACAGAATAACTGGAGAAGCCGGAACCTGGTGATGGCGGGGAACTTTAACATGACCAATGTGGAGGAGCTGTTTGGAAAGCTGGTAGAGCTGGGACAGCACCCAAAAGAAAAGACCGATACGGTGACCGTGATGGAAAAGATCGGACACTTCGTAGATGAGGAAAATCAACGGATTTTCAACAAGTATAAAGATGAGTACAGTAATAATGAGATCACGGAAGTGATCGAGCGGGAATTGGATGTGGCGAGGATACTGAGGAGATCCTGCAGGGATTTTGACGGTGGTTATGCCATGGCCGGAATCATTGGAAACGGAGCCAGTTTCGTCGTACGAGATCCTTCTGGCATCCGGCCGGCCTATTATTATGCCGATGATGAAATTGTGGTGATTGCTTCCGAGAAGCCGGCCATCAAGTCTGCTTTTAACATTGACTATAATTCCATTCAGGAAATCAAGCCCGGACATGCCCTGATCGTCAATAAAGACGGTTCATTCGGAGAGCATGAAATCCTTTCCGCACTGGAGAAAAAGTCTTGTTCGTTCGAACGCATTTATTTTTCAAGGGGAACCGACCCGGATATTTACAGGGAGAGAAAACAACTCGGAAAAGCCCTGATACCCCAGATTCTCAAAGCCATCGATTTTGACCTGAAAAACACCGTTTTTTCATACATTCCCAATACAGCAGAAACAGCTTTCCTTGGCCTTATCGAAGGGCTTGAAGATTACCTCAGCGCCAAAAGAAGGGAGATTCTCTTGGAAGGAAAGCCGCATTTGGAAAACATAGAGGACCTGCTCAGCTTCAGGCCGCGGGTGGAGAAGTTGGTCAACAAAGATGTCAAGCTAAGGACCTTCATTACCAACGATAATGACCGTGATGTGATGGTGGCCAATGTTTACGACACGACTTATGAAGTGATCCGCTCGGGTGTGGATACCATTGTGGTGCTGGATGACAGCATTGTACGGGGGACGACGCTGGAGAAGAGCATTCTGACCACCTTGGACAAATTAAAGCCAAAGCGCATCATTGTCGTGTCTTCGGCACCGCAGATCCGCTATCCGGACTGTTATGGTATTGACATGTCCAAGATGCGGGAATTTATCGCTTTCAGGGCTGCGCTTAAACTGTTGGAAGAAACCGGCCAGCAGTACATACTGGATGAAGTATATGATAAATGTGTGGCTAATCCCGATGCGGAGGAGAATTTTGTAAAAGATATTTACAGCCAATTTACGCCACAGCAGGTCTCTGACAAAATAGCCGACATCATTACCATGGACCAAATCAATGCGGAGGTCAAGGTGATCTATCAAACGGTAGAGAACCTGAACAAGTCCTGTCCAGAGCATTTGGGAGATTGGTATTTCACGGGGAATTTCCCGACAGAGGGCGGCATGAAAGTGGTCAATAAATCCTTTGTCAACTTCATGGAAGGAAAGGTCGTCAGGGCCTACTAG
- a CDS encoding ACP phosphodiesterase, with translation MNFLAHAYLSFDQPKVLLGNFIGDFVRGNVDEQFEPEIAIGIHLHREIDHFTDTHPVVKEAQEMLKPLYKRYSLVITDVYFDYFLSKHWKAYDDRSIQEFSQQVYALVDQNKQKLPKSFLQLFRHMKKGDWLVAYGTLDGMKSTLTGISKLTTFESNMGSAHLFLQQHEKTLKGYFDRFFPDLITFSKQKLEELSKDYDSL, from the coding sequence TTGAACTTTTTGGCACACGCATATCTATCATTTGACCAGCCTAAGGTTTTGCTCGGAAACTTTATCGGGGACTTTGTACGCGGCAATGTGGACGAGCAGTTTGAGCCTGAAATCGCCATAGGCATCCACCTGCACAGGGAAATTGACCATTTCACAGACACTCATCCCGTGGTAAAGGAAGCCCAGGAAATGCTCAAGCCCCTCTACAAACGCTATTCCCTGGTCATTACCGATGTCTATTTTGATTACTTCTTGAGCAAACACTGGAAAGCGTATGACGACAGAAGTATACAGGAATTTTCACAGCAGGTCTATGCACTGGTGGACCAAAACAAGCAAAAACTCCCCAAAAGTTTTCTACAACTATTCCGCCACATGAAAAAAGGCGATTGGCTGGTCGCCTATGGCACCTTGGATGGCATGAAATCAACCTTGACAGGTATTTCCAAACTTACTACTTTTGAATCCAACATGGGATCTGCCCATTTGTTCCTCCAGCAACATGAAAAAACGCTAAAGGGATATTTTGACCGCTTCTTCCCAGATTTGATCACCTTCTCCAAGCAAAAACTGGAGGAACTAAGCAAAGACTATGATTCATTGTAA